DNA sequence from the Tenacibaculum mesophilum genome:
ACTATCGGGGTCTTTTGGGGCTACTTTAGCTTCTAAAACATTGTTTACAGAAATACCAATAGAGTTTGAAACTCCACTTCCAGGTGTTCCATAAATACCGCCTTCAAAGGGAGAGTAGGTTAGTAAGTCACTTGGATCAGAACTTTGGCGTACTGTTAAATCGTAATCATCAGCAAAATTTGGACGATAACCGTATGAAATAGAGGGTCTAATTGTATGTCGAATAGCCTTTAAACGTCCTTTTTTAAAGTTAAATGTACCATAAATATTGGTAGATAAAGAAACACCAAAATTATATTCATTATAACGTGTAAAACCACTAATAGTGTCGTTAACTGCCGCTCCTAAATTACCGTCTTTGTTTACTGCGGTAGGATCATATCTCTTTTTAATTTGGTCAAAATACCAAACATCTTTATAATTTACACTAGGTGATAATGTAAAATATTTAAAAGCTTTTAAACTGGTATTGGTGCTTAAATTATGTTGAATCCCTTTTTTTGCCGTTTGAAACATTTTAGAAGTGAAAAACTCGTCATCTGTGGTGTTAATTTGATATTGCCCCTGCATACTATAATTCAATCCCATTTTTTGAATAGGATTCTTTTTAATTCCTCCTTTACCTGCAAATGGATAAATACGATCCATATTAAGTTGTAAAGAAGGAAGCGTCATAGTAATTGATTCTGTATTGGTGTTTTGTGAATGAGTAGCAGTTACGCTAAGGTTAAAAGGAGTGCCTACAAAATTTTTATAATAAGAAATAGACGAATTTAATGTGTTGTTTAAGAACTGAGAACTATTAAATTCATTTAAAGATTGACGGTAGTACTTACTGCTACCTAAGTTAACAGAGGCAGAAAAACGAGAGTTTGGACTCGCCTTAGAATCTTGACTATGACTCCATCTAAGGTTAAAATTGGTGGATTTTTGATAATCGCTGAGACCACGTATTCCTTGAATAATGTTTTCAAAACGAGCACTAAAACTTCCACTAAATTTATAGCGCACATAATAGTTAGAGGAAGCATTTAACCCCCAACTGCCATTGGTGTATAAATCTCCTAATACAGTTAAATCAAAGTAATCACTCAGTGCAAAGTAATAACCTCCATTTTGCATAAAAAAACCTTGGTTATTACTTTCCCCCCAAGAAGGAATAATAAAACCAGAAGTTCTTTTGTCTGTTAAAGGAAAATAAGCAAAGGGTAAATATACAGGAGTAGGAACATCTGCTAATACTAAATTACTACCACCAACTATAATTTTCTTACCAGGTACTAGTTTTGCTTTATTTGTTTGAATATAATAATCTGGTATTTTCTTTTTTGAAGTGGTAAATCGTAACCTTCTCATGTATATAGTGGAGTCATTTACTCGTTTTGTTTTTTCACCATAAGTAATAATTCCACCTTGATTTGTTTTAACACCGTAAACTAAAGCTTTTTTAGTTTTAAAGTTAAATAAAATAGAATCTTGTTCCGATTCTTGTCCACCTTGTTTAAACTGAGGTCTTTGATGGTATCCTGTACTATCTTTTATACCTTTAGCATATACCATATTATTCTTATAGTCTAAAATAATAATTCCAGCTTTTAAATCAATATCGGTGTATGTTACATGAGCTTTGTTGTATAAAGTAATTGTTTTATTTTTAGTACTTTGTATGGTGTAATCTTCAGCATCGTGGGTAATAATACCATCAATAACTTCTTTAGGCTTAATAGAGTCATTAACAATTGTGTCTCTTTTCTTATAAACAAGGTCGTTATTTTTTAACCCTATTAAAGTATCTTTAGCAGTATTATATGTAGAATCTTTATTAGTTTTTTGAATATTTATAGCCTCCTTAATAGGTTCTTGGGCAATACTTAATTGAAAACAAAAAAGAGATAGGGCTAAAAGTATGTAAGTTGGATTTGCTCGCAATATTATTAATACTATTTTTGTGTTATATTTAAAAACTTTGGCGTGTTATTTGAATGCCTATATTTTAAAAACCAAAAATAGTTAAATTTTATTGATGCAATTCTTAAATTTCCGTAAATATAATATATCAAAATCATGCTTAATTATTCTTACTTCTTTAACAGTTTTGTTAGGGAGTATAGCGTCGGTTTCAGCTCAAAAAAAGTATACTGTTGTTTTAGATGCTGGTCATGGAGGTAAAGATCCTGGAAACTTAGGGAATGGTTACAGAGAAAAAAACATAGCTTTAAGAGTAGCATTAGATGTAGGAAAAGAGCTATCAACATCAAAAGATATACAAGTAGTTTATACTCGAAAAAAAGATGTTTTTGTAGAATTACATAATCGAGCTAAAATTGCAAATGATAAAAAAGCAGATTTATTTGTATCTATACATTGTGATGCTTTTAGAAGATCTGATCCGCATGGAGCAAGTACGTTTGTTTTAGGATTGAGTGGAAACAAAGAAAACTTAGAGATTGCTAAAAAAGAGAACTCGGTAATATTATTAGAAGACAATTATAAACAAAATTACGATTATGATCCGAATTCACCAGAATCAGTTATTGGATTATCTGTACTTCAAGAAGAAAATTTAGAAAATAGTTTAGGTATTGCAGGTTTGGTACAAAATAACTTTGTAGCAATAAAAAGAAATAATCGAAAAGTAAAGCAAGCAAATTTTTTAGTTTTAAGAGAAACAGTAATGCCCAGTGTTTTAATAGAACTAGGGTTTTTAACAAATAAAAATGAAGGAAAGTTTTTAAACTCTAGAAAAGGGCAGCTAAAGATGGCAAAATCAATAGCGCAGGCAATTAGAAAATACTTTGAACGGTTAAAATTAAATACAATTAGTGAAACTATAACGGTAAACGCACCGCTAGTTGAAAATGAAGTAGTAAATAAGGTTGCAGAAAAAGATATACAAGTTGTAAAAAAAGATAACATTTTAGAAAAAAAAGCATCTCTATCAAAACCTGTATCTGCTAAAGTGATGTTTAGAATACAAGTAGCAGCATCAAGAAAAAAACTTTCAACAAGTAGTTTTAAAGGATTAGAAAATGTAGAGTATTTATTTATAGATAATTATTATAAATATTATTATGGAAACTTACCAAGTTTGTCTGAAATAAAAAAAGTTTTACCCAAAGTAAGAAGTAAAGGTTATAAAGATGCTTGGATTGTAGCTTTTAAAAACGGAAAACGAATTTCAATAAAAGAAGCATTGAAAAACCGTTAATTTAGAGGTATTCTATATATATACTCGCAAAATTATTATTATTTTCGCTCGTATAAATATATTCTATGTCTAAAGAACTAAAAACAGGAATTGTTGCTGTCGTTGTTATTGCACTATTTATTTGGGGTTATAATTTCTTAAAAGGACAAGATTTGTTCAGTGCAAACACAAGGCACTTTTTTGTAGAGTACAATAATATCAATGGTCTAAATGAAGCAAGTTCAGTTACTATTAATGGATTGAAAGTTGGAAAAGTTGATGAAATTCGTTTCAATCAAAACCCAGATAAAAAAGGAAATTTAATAGTGAAAATTTCATTAGACACTGACTTTAATTTTTCTAAAAACAGTATCGCTAAAATATATTCGGCAAGCTTAATGGGAGGGCAAAACTTAGCAATTGTGCCTAAGTATGACGGAGAAGTAGCAAAATCAGGAGATTACTTAAACGGAGAAGTTGAATCGGACATATTCTCATCTGTTGGAGAGAAATTAAACCCCATTCAAGCTAAATTAGAAAACGTATTAGTAGGAGCAGACTCCTTACTTATTGGGTTTAATCAAGTATTAGATGAAAAATCAAGAAAAAGCTTAAATAGAAGTATATTAGGCTTAGAAGGTACCATATATGATGTACGTAAAACTTTAGCTTCGGTTAATACATTATTGGCAAATAATAAAGAAAATTTAAATAAAACCTTTGAGAATACTAAAAAAATTACAGATAACTTTTCAAAAGTATCTGATGATTTGGCGAAAGCTAATTTAGGAGAATCGGTAAAAAAGCTTGAAGCAACTCTTGCAAATGTTAATGGCTTGTTAGCCAACATGAAATCAGGAAAAGGAACTTTAGGAAAGTTAATGACTGATGATAAAATGTATACTAATTTAACAAATGCCTCAAAAGAATTAGAAGAACTATTAAGAGAAATGAAATTAAACCCAAAACGTTTTGTACATTTCTCATTATTCGGAAAAAAACCAAAACCATATAACGAAGAAAACAATCAAAGCAATACAAGTAACAACTAAATAAAACAACAACTAAAAATATTCTATAACCTCTTAAAAACTGAAGAAGTAAATAGTTATAAATAGAGTAAAAAAATTAATTAAAGACAATGGAGAATTACTTGCCAAACCTCTTTTTTGCAATTATTTTAATTGCAGCTATAGGGTATTTTGTAATGAATGTTCGTAAGCTAATACGAAACATTAAATTAGGAAAAGATGTAGATAGAACTGATAGAAAGCCAGAACGATGGAAAAATATGGCTAAAATAGCTTTAGGACAATATAAAATGGTACGTCGTCCTGTTTCAGGTATTTTACATGTTGTTGTATATGTTGGGTTTATTCTGATTAATATCGAAATGTTAGAGATTGTTATTGATGGATTATTAGGAACACATCGTGTTTTTCAACCAATAATAGGTAATACATTATACGGTTTCTTAATAGGTAACTTTGAAGTATTGTCAGTACTTGTTTTAATATCTGTAACGATTTTTTGGTTCCGAAGAAATATAGAAAAAGTGAAACGTTTTTGGAATAAAGAAATGGAAGGTTGGCCTAAGAATGATGGAAATATTATTCTATATTTTGAAATGGTGTTAATGAGTTTATTCTTAGTAATGAATGCTACAGATGTTACTTTTCAAGAGGCTGGAGTAGGAAATGTAGTTTCTCAATTTATAGCTCCTTGGTTTGATGGTTTTTCTAATGAATCTTTACATACTATTGAGAAAACAGCTTGGTGGCTACACATTATAGGAATTTTAATATTCTTAAATTATTTATATTATTCTAAGCATTTACATATATTACTAGCTTTCCCAAATACATTCTATGCAAATTTAAAACCCAAAGGACAGTTTAATAATTTAGAAGCTGTAACAAAAGAGGTAAAGATGATGATGGATCCAGATGCTGATCCGTATGCTATGCCTGAAGATGGAGAAGAAGAAGGAGAACCTGAGAAATTTGGTGCTTCTGATGTGACTGATCTAAATTGGGTACAGTTAATGAATGCTTACACATGTACTGAATGTGGACGTTGTACTTCATCTTGTCCAGCAAACTTAACAGGAAAAGAGTTATCACCACGTGCAATTATGATGAAAACACGTGACCGTTTAGAAGAAGTAGGAAAAAATATTGATGCAAATGGAGGTACATTTAAAGATGATGGAAAACAATTATTAAATGATTATATAACACCAGAAGAATTATGGGCTTGTACAAGTTGTAATGCCTGTGTACAAGAGTGTCCTATTGGTATCGATCCATTATCTATTATTATGGATATGCGTCGTTATTTAGTAATGGAAGAATCTGCAGCTCCGCAAGAGTTAAATATGATGATGACCAATATTGAAAATAACGGAGCACCATGGCAGTATAGTCAAATGGATAGATTAAACTGGAAAGACGAAGAATAATTTTTTAATAATTAATTATGAATTACGAGTAAGATGTAAAGCGTAAGTCATAATTTAAAAACTCACAATTTATGGTAGTACCAACAATGGCAGAAATGATGGCTCAAGGAAAACAACCTGAAGTGTTATTTTGGGTAGGAGCCGCAGGAAGTTACGATGATAGAGCAAAAAAAATAACAAGAGCCTTCGTAAAAATATTACAACAAGCAGGAGTTGACTTTGCAGTATTAGGCACCGAAGAAAGTTCAACAGGAGATGCAGCAAAACGAGCAGGGAATGAGTTTTTATTTCAAATGCAAGCTGTTACAAATATTGAAATTTTAAACGCTTACGAAATAAAAACAATTGTAACTTGCGATCCGCATTCATTTAATACATTAAAAAATGAATATCCTGAATTAGGAGGAAAGTATAAAGTATATCATCATACTCAATATATTAGCAAGTTAATCAAAGAAGGACGTTTAACTATTGAAGATGAAAATTTAAACGGTAAGCGTTTAACGTATCACGATCCATGTTATTTAGGACGTGCAAATGATGTATATGAAAGTCCACGTGAATTAATTCGTCGTTTAGGAGTAAAAATGACTGAGATGAAACGTCATAAGTCAACAGCATTATGTTGTGGAGCTGGAGGAGCACAAATGTTTAAAGAACCTGAAAGAGGAGATAAAGATATTAACGTGTTAAGAACAGAAGATGCTTTAGAAACAAATCCACAAATTATTGCTACCGGATGTCCTTACTGTAATACCATGATGACCGATGGTGTAAAATTCAAAGAAAAAGAATCGCAAATACAAGTAAAAGACATTGCAGAGTTAATTGCAGAAGCAAATAACCTTTAGTAAAGAAATATAAAGTTTTCTTAAAAGTGTGTTACGAGAGTAGCACACTTTTTTCTTTGTAGTAAGTTTGTTGAAAAATAATTCGAAAACAAAAAAGAATGAGATACCTTTTTACCTTTTTATGCTTAGTGTTATTAATATCGTGTGATGACACCGATTTATCTCTTGACGGAAATGGAAACTTGGCAACAATAACATTTAATATTACGAGTACAAGTAATGACAACAATGGAAGAATTAAAACTGTTTTTCTAGAATCAGGTTTCTTTAAGTATGATAACACTACAACAACTAATGTTTTTCCTTATAAGAAATCGTATACAGATGAAATTAATTTTGCAGCTAATTTAGCTTTTGAATATGAAGATAAAGCCACAGATAATTTTAGTGTTTATACAATAACAATGGAAATTCTTAGAGATAATGTTTTGGTAGACAAAAGAGAATATTTTATGGATAAACCAGGAACAAAAGTAGGTTTTGATGCTGTAGTAAATAAATAAATTACTCATACACTTTAAGATAAAAGGAAAGCTAAGCTTTCCTTTTTTTATGTCTAAAAAACTTATCTTTGAAAATCATACTATCTCAATGAAAAACTACATAAAAGCAGCACGTTTACGTACTCTACCATTATCCGTTTCAGGAATTATTGTTGGAGCAGCAATAGGAAATTATGATTATATAAATAATACTGAAGGTTTTTTTTGTTGCTTTGGTTGTCCGTTATTTTTCCAAACAGGAATTTTCTGGTTAGCTATCTTAACCACTATCGGTTTTCAAGTACTATCCAATTTTGCTAACGATTATGGTGATGGTGTAAAAGGAACAGATAATCAAAGAGAAGGAGAAGCACGTATGGTAGCTTCAGGAGCGATTACTCCAAAGCAAATGAAAAACGCAATGATTGTTACAGGAGTTATTACGACTATTATTGCATTACTACTAATTTATGTTTCCTTTGGAAAAGACAACTTTTTGTATTCAATAATTTTTTTCGGGTTAGGAATAGCTTCGATAGTAGCAGCCATAAAATATACCGTTGGGAAATCAGCTTATGGTTATAGCGGATTTGGAGATGTTTTTGTTTTTATCTTTTTCGGATTGTTAGCAGTCGTTGGAACCTATTTTTTATATACAAAACAATTGAACTTTATCATTTTTTTACCAGCAATTACAGTTGGATTGTTGAGTACAGCGGTATTGAACTTAAACAATATGCGAGATAGAGAGAATGATGCGGTATCAGGAAAAAATACACTTGTGGTAAAAATGGGAGCAGAATCTGCAAAAATGTATCATTACTTTTTAATTGTAGCGTCTTTTATAGTTGCATTACTGTACACGGTAATTACGTTTAAATCACCATATCAATTCTTATTTATTATAGCTTATATTCCTCTACTAAAACATTTAGTTTTTGTCTATAAAAACAAAGAAGAAACCTTGTTAGATGGAGAGTTAAAAAAAGTAGCTCTTAGTACCTTTTTATTTTCAATTTTATTCGGATTAGGTCAAATTTTGTAACTTCCCAAGAAAATTTAACACTATGAGAACTATTTTAGTTTTTTTCGGAACGTTTCTATTATTTATTAGCTGTAATAGTAAAGGAGCGAATCCAACCTCTTATGGAGAGCTTAAAACTTCAGGAAATTTTGACATTACCAAAGAAATTGTAGAAGCATCAGAAGTTGCATCAGAGAATAAAGAAGTAACAATTGAAAGAAAACTTATTAAAACAGGAGATATTTCTTTTGAAACAGATAATTTATTAGAAACAAGAAATTATATAGAGCAAGCGGTTAAAAAATATAACGGCTATATTTCTGTTGATAACGAGTACAAATCTTCTCAAAATATTACTTCAAATTTAACGGTTCGAATTCCTTCAGAAAGTTTTGATACTTTTTTAAATGAGATTTCATCAAAAGTAGCAAGGTTTGATAATAAGAATATCTCTGTTAACGATGTAACAGAGCAATTTTTGGATGTACAAGCACGTTTGAAGGTAAAAAAAGAATTAGAACAACGATATAGCGAAATACTAAAAAAGGCTAGTTCAGTAAAAGAAATTTTAGAAGTTGAGCGAGAATTAACAAATGTAAGGTCTGATATTGAATCGATGGAAGGACGTTTGAAATACTTACAAAATCAAGTGTCTTTCTCAACCCTAACAATTCGATTTTATAAAAAAGAAGTAAGTAAAGCT
Encoded proteins:
- a CDS encoding putative LPS assembly protein LptD — translated: MRANPTYILLALSLFCFQLSIAQEPIKEAINIQKTNKDSTYNTAKDTLIGLKNNDLVYKKRDTIVNDSIKPKEVIDGIITHDAEDYTIQSTKNKTITLYNKAHVTYTDIDLKAGIIILDYKNNMVYAKGIKDSTGYHQRPQFKQGGQESEQDSILFNFKTKKALVYGVKTNQGGIITYGEKTKRVNDSTIYMRRLRFTTSKKKIPDYYIQTNKAKLVPGKKIIVGGSNLVLADVPTPVYLPFAYFPLTDKRTSGFIIPSWGESNNQGFFMQNGGYYFALSDYFDLTVLGDLYTNGSWGLNASSNYYVRYKFSGSFSARFENIIQGIRGLSDYQKSTNFNLRWSHSQDSKASPNSRFSASVNLGSSKYYRQSLNEFNSSQFLNNTLNSSISYYKNFVGTPFNLSVTATHSQNTNTESITMTLPSLQLNMDRIYPFAGKGGIKKNPIQKMGLNYSMQGQYQINTTDDEFFTSKMFQTAKKGIQHNLSTNTSLKAFKYFTLSPSVNYKDVWYFDQIKKRYDPTAVNKDGNLGAAVNDTISGFTRYNEYNFGVSLSTNIYGTFNFKKGRLKAIRHTIRPSISYGYRPNFADDYDLTVRQSSDPSDLLTYSPFEGGIYGTPGSGVSNSIGISVNNVLEAKVAPKDPDSDEEDKKITILNNLNFSTSYNLALDSVRWSPVRANAGTRLFKDKLALNMNATFDPYQVNSKGQRINKINGNIFRMTNLGVTANYSISSKDFEKNKDDGDNDDDKNGNGAQDTPDVFGEGIGPTNGFPNNTNNKNEESETKETELYKAKIPWTLNLAYSMSYTNNGLTSQIGNNTLMFSGDVELSPKWKVGFSSGYDIKDNAFTYTRLNFSRDLDSWRFNFNWTPFGVNSSYNFFIGVKSSVLSDLKWDKNKPPDRVLF
- a CDS encoding N-acetylmuramoyl-L-alanine amidase family protein, giving the protein MQFLNFRKYNISKSCLIILTSLTVLLGSIASVSAQKKYTVVLDAGHGGKDPGNLGNGYREKNIALRVALDVGKELSTSKDIQVVYTRKKDVFVELHNRAKIANDKKADLFVSIHCDAFRRSDPHGASTFVLGLSGNKENLEIAKKENSVILLEDNYKQNYDYDPNSPESVIGLSVLQEENLENSLGIAGLVQNNFVAIKRNNRKVKQANFLVLRETVMPSVLIELGFLTNKNEGKFLNSRKGQLKMAKSIAQAIRKYFERLKLNTISETITVNAPLVENEVVNKVAEKDIQVVKKDNILEKKASLSKPVSAKVMFRIQVAASRKKLSTSSFKGLENVEYLFIDNYYKYYYGNLPSLSEIKKVLPKVRSKGYKDAWIVAFKNGKRISIKEALKNR
- a CDS encoding MlaD family protein; this translates as MSKELKTGIVAVVVIALFIWGYNFLKGQDLFSANTRHFFVEYNNINGLNEASSVTINGLKVGKVDEIRFNQNPDKKGNLIVKISLDTDFNFSKNSIAKIYSASLMGGQNLAIVPKYDGEVAKSGDYLNGEVESDIFSSVGEKLNPIQAKLENVLVGADSLLIGFNQVLDEKSRKSLNRSILGLEGTIYDVRKTLASVNTLLANNKENLNKTFENTKKITDNFSKVSDDLAKANLGESVKKLEATLANVNGLLANMKSGKGTLGKLMTDDKMYTNLTNASKELEELLREMKLNPKRFVHFSLFGKKPKPYNEENNQSNTSNN
- a CDS encoding 4Fe-4S dicluster domain-containing protein, producing the protein MENYLPNLFFAIILIAAIGYFVMNVRKLIRNIKLGKDVDRTDRKPERWKNMAKIALGQYKMVRRPVSGILHVVVYVGFILINIEMLEIVIDGLLGTHRVFQPIIGNTLYGFLIGNFEVLSVLVLISVTIFWFRRNIEKVKRFWNKEMEGWPKNDGNIILYFEMVLMSLFLVMNATDVTFQEAGVGNVVSQFIAPWFDGFSNESLHTIEKTAWWLHIIGILIFLNYLYYSKHLHILLAFPNTFYANLKPKGQFNNLEAVTKEVKMMMDPDADPYAMPEDGEEEGEPEKFGASDVTDLNWVQLMNAYTCTECGRCTSSCPANLTGKELSPRAIMMKTRDRLEEVGKNIDANGGTFKDDGKQLLNDYITPEELWACTSCNACVQECPIGIDPLSIIMDMRRYLVMEESAAPQELNMMMTNIENNGAPWQYSQMDRLNWKDEE
- a CDS encoding (Fe-S)-binding protein, which translates into the protein MVVPTMAEMMAQGKQPEVLFWVGAAGSYDDRAKKITRAFVKILQQAGVDFAVLGTEESSTGDAAKRAGNEFLFQMQAVTNIEILNAYEIKTIVTCDPHSFNTLKNEYPELGGKYKVYHHTQYISKLIKEGRLTIEDENLNGKRLTYHDPCYLGRANDVYESPRELIRRLGVKMTEMKRHKSTALCCGAGGAQMFKEPERGDKDINVLRTEDALETNPQIIATGCPYCNTMMTDGVKFKEKESQIQVKDIAELIAEANNL
- the menA gene encoding 1,4-dihydroxy-2-naphthoate octaprenyltransferase codes for the protein MKNYIKAARLRTLPLSVSGIIVGAAIGNYDYINNTEGFFCCFGCPLFFQTGIFWLAILTTIGFQVLSNFANDYGDGVKGTDNQREGEARMVASGAITPKQMKNAMIVTGVITTIIALLLIYVSFGKDNFLYSIIFFGLGIASIVAAIKYTVGKSAYGYSGFGDVFVFIFFGLLAVVGTYFLYTKQLNFIIFLPAITVGLLSTAVLNLNNMRDRENDAVSGKNTLVVKMGAESAKMYHYFLIVASFIVALLYTVITFKSPYQFLFIIAYIPLLKHLVFVYKNKEETLLDGELKKVALSTFLFSILFGLGQIL
- a CDS encoding DUF4349 domain-containing protein, which codes for MRTILVFFGTFLLFISCNSKGANPTSYGELKTSGNFDITKEIVEASEVASENKEVTIERKLIKTGDISFETDNLLETRNYIEQAVKKYNGYISVDNEYKSSQNITSNLTVRIPSESFDTFLNEISSKVARFDNKNISVNDVTEQFLDVQARLKVKKELEQRYSEILKKASSVKEILEVERELTNVRSDIESMEGRLKYLQNQVSFSTLTIRFYKKEVSKAYSKTFGRRIADAFANGIDNIKWFFIGLVNIWPFILLIVLLIILIKKRIKRKE